One segment of Halorubellus sp. JP-L1 DNA contains the following:
- a CDS encoding HalOD1 output domain-containing protein: protein MSVDSKGLGDTTQRIVQAVADEEGVEPVDLDPPLYDVLDGDLLNALVESNERSDATDSLELSFTYHGYDVHVEAGGSVHVEAT from the coding sequence ATGAGCGTGGATTCCAAGGGTTTGGGCGACACGACCCAACGTATCGTCCAGGCCGTCGCCGACGAGGAAGGGGTGGAGCCGGTCGACCTCGACCCCCCACTGTACGACGTCCTCGACGGCGACCTCCTGAACGCACTCGTCGAGTCGAACGAACGGAGCGACGCGACCGACTCCCTCGAACTCTCCTTCACGTACCACGGATACGACGTGCACGTCGAAGCCGGCGGTAGCGTCCACGTCGAAGCGACCTGA